From Sphingomonas nostoxanthinifaciens, a single genomic window includes:
- a CDS encoding translocation/assembly module TamB domain-containing protein: MTAEDAPAVPPRRRKRWLRGIATAFVLVLAVLAAALWGIDTGPGHRLIASRIAKLRPSTGLRIRIGRIDGTIWRHATLRNVELYDLNGRFFAAPEIALDWHLLAWLHNQLSVDRLVAPVVTLDRAPHLRSRPNQPLLPGFDIRIGQLAIGRAMLGPALTGRPQVVRLAARADVRGQRALIELRLASHAGDRLLLDLDAEPDGDSFHLAGEAHGPADGTLAGLIGRHDAVEVAIGGRGGFHAWNGTARATLGRTPVAVLALGVRDGRYLLGGTLAPAPFLSGKAQRLTSPRVRVQGAATLKQRVLNGTLHLATPALTVATQGAIDLARSAFSGVRIDAHLLQPNALFPNMSGSDVHLRVDLDGPFRSAAFRYALASPHVAFDKTGFDRLLIAGAGRVSRLPLALPIRVSAARVTGVDAQTGGILANLSVAGVLRVDAKTVTGSDLALASDKLRGKLALRLDLVTGHFDAAVTGGLTRYLIPGLGVVDVTTTANIVPGPDGRGTIVQGTGQAIVRRLDNLFLRGLAGGEPRIDTKLVRSADGLLHLTDLVLTGPAIRLTGSGLRRLDGSFQLDATGTQKVYGPFHLNLDGMIDHPQVRLQLASPVPALGLSNVALDLDPVPEGFQFRAGGGSTLGRFTAHGLIHAPPNQPAVIDVADLAVTGTHAQGTLRSGEAGTFDGRLDLAGGGISGTLGFALQDRLQRIDPQLRFAGATLATDEAVAVRKGSLDGAILLDPAGVGLDLRLAANGLARGGWSLSSASVTTKLRAGRGTVGFAAKGAGGRSFAVSGTADVAPERIAFTGQGNVVGKSIKLDGPAVLTAHGSGWALAETRLLYAGGSAGMSGIFGADQTSLDATLDHLPLSLADLVKPRLSLGGYASGRLSYRAVGAGPPTGRVDVAIRGLTRSSLVLSSTPADLALAAVLTPTGAAARAVIVSNGRTIGRAQARLTPLAAGATLAERLTKAPLFAQLRYGGPADTLWRLLGVGTIDLSGPLSITADVDGTLAVPLIRGSLATDNGRLESAVTGTVIDGLKAAGRFDGSRLLLDSYGGRVGTGTVAGRGSLTFGTGGALALDLSMQADKAAIINRDDIAATVTGPITIRSDTKGGVVGGQVDVVRGRFRLGSATGAQLPRLSVTDVNRPDSEDDAAPPLVPWTLDVKAHARNQLMVSGLGLDSEWRADLTLKGAVDNPAIGGRLDLVRGVYQFAGRRFDLDRGMIRFSGDAPPDPVIDITAVANVDALNANIHVTGTGLHPEIHFESTPALPEDELLSRLLFGSSIANLSAPEALQLASAVASLRGTGGGGMNLDPINAVRRAVRLDRLRILPADPTTGQKTAVAAGKYLGRRTYVELITDGQGYSATSIEYRITRWLSVLSTVSTVGRQSANLKVSKDY, encoded by the coding sequence ATGACGGCGGAAGACGCTCCGGCCGTCCCACCGCGCCGTCGCAAACGCTGGCTGCGTGGCATCGCGACGGCGTTCGTGCTCGTCCTCGCCGTACTGGCGGCGGCTTTGTGGGGGATCGATACCGGCCCCGGCCACCGCCTGATCGCCAGCCGCATCGCCAAACTGCGCCCCTCGACCGGGTTGCGCATCCGTATCGGTCGGATCGACGGGACGATCTGGCGTCACGCCACGTTGCGCAATGTCGAGCTGTACGATCTCAACGGCCGCTTCTTCGCCGCGCCGGAGATCGCGCTCGACTGGCATTTGCTGGCGTGGCTGCACAACCAGCTCAGCGTCGATCGGTTGGTCGCGCCGGTCGTGACGCTCGACCGCGCGCCGCACCTTCGATCCAGGCCCAACCAGCCGCTGCTGCCGGGCTTCGACATCCGCATCGGCCAGCTGGCGATCGGCCGCGCGATGCTCGGCCCGGCACTGACCGGACGGCCGCAGGTGGTGCGGCTGGCGGCCCGCGCCGACGTACGCGGCCAGCGCGCGCTGATCGAGCTACGGCTCGCCAGCCATGCGGGCGATCGGCTCTTGCTCGATCTCGACGCCGAGCCCGACGGCGATAGCTTCCATTTGGCGGGAGAGGCGCACGGCCCCGCCGACGGCACGCTCGCCGGCTTGATCGGCCGGCACGATGCGGTCGAGGTGGCAATCGGCGGGCGCGGCGGCTTCCATGCGTGGAACGGCACCGCGCGCGCGACGCTCGGGCGTACGCCGGTCGCAGTGCTGGCGCTGGGGGTGCGCGACGGCCGCTACCTGCTCGGCGGGACGCTGGCACCGGCACCGTTCCTGTCGGGCAAGGCGCAGCGGCTGACGAGCCCGCGCGTCCGCGTACAGGGTGCGGCGACGCTGAAGCAACGCGTCCTCAACGGCACGCTCCACCTCGCCACCCCCGCTTTGACCGTCGCGACACAGGGCGCGATCGATCTCGCGCGATCGGCCTTCAGCGGCGTGCGGATCGATGCCCATCTGCTCCAGCCGAACGCGCTGTTCCCCAATATGAGCGGAAGCGACGTCCACCTGCGCGTCGATCTGGACGGGCCGTTCCGCAGCGCCGCGTTCCGCTACGCGCTCGCCAGCCCGCACGTCGCCTTCGACAAGACCGGATTCGATCGATTGCTGATCGCCGGCGCCGGCCGCGTCAGCCGACTGCCGCTCGCGCTGCCGATCCGGGTGAGCGCGGCGCGCGTCACCGGCGTCGATGCGCAGACCGGCGGCATACTCGCCAACCTGTCGGTGGCGGGCGTGCTACGCGTCGATGCCAAGACGGTAACCGGCAGCGATCTCGCGCTTGCCTCGGACAAGTTGCGCGGCAAGCTGGCACTGCGGCTCGATCTCGTCACCGGCCATTTCGACGCCGCGGTCACCGGGGGGCTGACGCGTTACCTGATCCCGGGGCTCGGCGTGGTCGACGTGACGACCACGGCGAATATCGTACCGGGGCCGGATGGGCGCGGCACGATCGTCCAGGGCACGGGGCAGGCGATCGTTCGCCGGCTCGACAATCTGTTCCTGCGCGGGCTGGCAGGCGGCGAGCCGCGTATCGACACCAAGCTCGTGCGCAGCGCCGACGGACTGCTCCATCTGACCGATCTCGTGCTGACCGGGCCTGCCATCCGGCTGACCGGATCGGGGCTGCGCCGGCTCGACGGCAGCTTCCAGCTCGACGCGACCGGCACGCAGAAGGTCTACGGGCCGTTCCACCTCAACCTCGACGGGATGATCGACCATCCGCAGGTGCGGCTGCAGCTGGCGTCGCCGGTGCCCGCGCTCGGCCTGTCCAATGTCGCGCTCGACCTCGACCCGGTGCCCGAGGGTTTCCAGTTCCGGGCCGGTGGCGGTTCGACGCTGGGTCGCTTCACCGCGCACGGCCTGATCCATGCGCCGCCCAACCAGCCGGCGGTGATCGACGTCGCCGATCTCGCCGTCACCGGCACGCATGCGCAGGGCACGCTGCGTTCCGGCGAAGCGGGGACGTTCGACGGCCGGCTCGATCTCGCCGGCGGCGGCATCAGCGGCACGCTCGGCTTTGCGCTGCAGGATCGGCTGCAGCGTATCGACCCGCAGCTGCGCTTCGCCGGCGCGACGCTCGCGACCGACGAAGCGGTCGCGGTGCGCAAGGGCAGCCTCGACGGCGCGATCCTGCTCGATCCCGCCGGCGTGGGCCTCGATCTGCGGCTCGCCGCCAACGGGCTCGCGCGCGGCGGATGGTCGCTATCGAGCGCGAGCGTGACCACCAAATTGCGCGCCGGTCGCGGCACGGTCGGCTTTGCGGCGAAGGGCGCGGGCGGTCGCAGCTTCGCGGTGAGCGGAACTGCCGACGTCGCGCCCGAGCGCATTGCGTTCACGGGTCAGGGCAACGTGGTGGGCAAGTCGATCAAGCTCGATGGGCCGGCGGTGCTGACGGCGCATGGCTCCGGCTGGGCGTTGGCCGAAACGCGGCTGCTCTATGCCGGCGGCAGCGCGGGCATGTCGGGCATTTTCGGCGCGGACCAGACGAGCCTCGACGCGACGCTCGATCACCTGCCGCTGTCGCTGGCCGATCTCGTCAAGCCGCGCCTGTCGCTCGGCGGCTATGCCAGCGGCCGGCTGAGCTATCGCGCGGTCGGCGCCGGGCCGCCGACCGGCCGCGTCGATGTGGCGATCCGCGGCCTCACCCGATCCAGCCTCGTGCTGAGCTCGACCCCGGCCGACCTCGCGCTGGCGGCCGTGCTGACCCCGACCGGCGCGGCAGCGCGCGCGGTGATCGTCAGCAATGGCCGCACCATCGGCCGCGCGCAGGCGCGGCTGACGCCGCTCGCCGCCGGCGCGACGCTGGCCGAACGGCTCACCAAAGCACCCCTGTTCGCGCAGTTGCGCTATGGCGGCCCGGCCGACACGCTCTGGCGGCTGCTCGGCGTCGGCACGATCGACCTGTCCGGGCCGCTCTCGATCACCGCCGACGTCGACGGCACGCTCGCCGTCCCGCTGATTCGCGGCTCGCTCGCCACCGACAATGGCCGGCTGGAAAGCGCCGTGACCGGCACAGTGATCGACGGGCTCAAGGCGGCGGGGCGCTTCGACGGATCGCGGCTGCTGCTCGATTCCTACGGCGGTCGCGTCGGCACCGGCACCGTCGCCGGGCGCGGCAGCCTGACGTTCGGCACCGGCGGTGCGCTGGCGCTCGATTTGTCGATGCAGGCGGACAAAGCGGCGATCATCAACCGCGACGATATCGCCGCGACGGTGACCGGGCCGATCACGATCCGCTCGGACACCAAGGGCGGCGTCGTCGGCGGACAGGTCGATGTGGTGCGCGGCCGCTTCCGCCTCGGCAGCGCGACCGGTGCGCAGCTGCCGCGGCTGTCGGTCACCGACGTCAATCGGCCCGACAGCGAGGACGATGCCGCGCCGCCATTGGTGCCGTGGACGCTCGACGTGAAGGCGCACGCGCGAAACCAGTTGATGGTGAGCGGCCTCGGCCTCGACAGCGAGTGGCGCGCCGACCTGACGCTGAAGGGTGCGGTCGACAATCCGGCGATCGGCGGCCGGCTCGATCTCGTCCGCGGCGTCTATCAGTTCGCCGGTCGGCGCTTCGATCTCGATCGCGGAATGATCCGCTTCAGCGGCGACGCGCCGCCCGATCCGGTGATCGACATCACCGCGGTGGCGAATGTCGATGCGCTCAACGCCAATATCCACGTCACCGGCACCGGGCTGCACCCCGAGATCCATTTCGAGAGCACGCCGGCATTGCCCGAGGACGAACTGCTTTCGCGGCTGCTGTTCGGCTCGTCGATCGCCAACCTGTCGGCACCCGAGGCGCTCCAGCTCGCCTCCGCAGTCGCGTCGCTGCGCGGGACGGGCGGCGGCGGCATGAACCTCGATCCGATCAACGCGGTGCGTCGCGCGGTGCGGCTGGATCGGCTGCGCATCCTCCCCGCCGATCCCACGACCGGGCAGAAGACCGCCGTGGCGGCGGGCAAATATCTCGGCCGGCGGACCTATGTGGAGCTCATCACCGACGGCCAGGGCTATTCGGCGACCAGCATCGAATATCGCATCACGCGCTGGCTGTCGGTGCTCTCGACCGTCAGCACGGTCGGCCGCCAGAGCGCCAACCTCAAGGTGTCGAAGGATTATTGA
- a CDS encoding autotransporter assembly complex protein TamA codes for MRAAIAQTPAPQSPASVDPAADLAPLPGLGVDWPDPARIDAVLATPGQQAAPANAGKQASGDRIQRYRVRLEGADDLPPAFRTRFNQLSALVANESKPANAAQLDRRAHDDEDLVRQLLRAAGYYDGLVTSKVEVAPDGTATSVALSVQPGPAYHFAAVTLPGLDAAGHDADTLRAQFRVHPGDAVDADAVLAATVAYRADLGRRGFPFAKVAEPQVKVDHASHQASLSLAVTPGPRARFGRIVPVGPRPIFTAHHLQDIARFRPGDAYDAGRLDDFRRALIATGLVSVATITPVTTADPGVVDISVRIDRAPPRTVSGQLGYGTGQGARVALSWEHRNLIKPEGAVTFSGVGGTQEQSLGATLRRGNFYERDRILTAQVVASHTNYDAYDARTFTVGGSIERQTNIIWQKEWAWSVGTEFVATDERETGAPDRHTYLVAAAPSSLGYDGTDDLLNPSRGFRLAGRVSPEVSLENGTTLYVKAQFDASAYQPVGHHVVLAGRIRFGALEGASLESIAPSRRFYSGGGGSIRGFSYQAVGPRDQYDQPIGGRSLTEFGTEVRVRFGNFGLVPFLDGGNLYRTPLPSFSSFRFGTGLGVRYYSSFGPIRVDVGTPIARRPGESLIGVYVSLGQAF; via the coding sequence ATGCGCGCGGCGATCGCCCAGACGCCGGCTCCGCAGAGCCCCGCTTCGGTCGATCCGGCAGCGGATCTCGCACCCCTGCCCGGCCTCGGCGTCGACTGGCCGGACCCAGCCCGGATCGACGCGGTGCTGGCGACGCCAGGCCAGCAGGCGGCCCCCGCCAATGCCGGCAAACAAGCGAGCGGCGACCGCATCCAGCGCTATCGCGTGCGGCTGGAGGGCGCGGACGATCTGCCGCCGGCCTTCCGCACCCGCTTCAACCAGCTCTCCGCGCTCGTGGCCAACGAGAGCAAACCCGCCAATGCCGCACAGCTCGACCGGCGCGCGCATGACGACGAGGATCTCGTCCGCCAGCTGCTGCGTGCGGCCGGCTATTATGACGGGCTGGTCACGAGCAAGGTGGAAGTCGCGCCCGACGGAACCGCCACATCGGTCGCCCTGTCGGTTCAGCCGGGGCCTGCTTATCATTTCGCCGCGGTCACGCTGCCGGGGCTCGACGCTGCGGGGCATGATGCCGACACGTTGCGTGCGCAGTTTCGTGTCCATCCGGGCGATGCGGTCGATGCCGATGCGGTGCTGGCCGCGACCGTCGCCTATCGCGCCGATCTCGGCCGCAGGGGATTTCCCTTTGCCAAGGTCGCGGAGCCGCAGGTCAAGGTCGATCATGCTAGCCACCAGGCGAGCTTGTCGCTGGCGGTGACGCCGGGCCCGCGCGCGCGCTTCGGCCGGATCGTGCCGGTCGGCCCGCGCCCGATCTTCACCGCGCATCACCTGCAGGACATTGCCCGCTTTCGCCCCGGCGACGCCTATGATGCCGGCCGGCTCGACGATTTCCGCCGCGCGCTGATCGCCACCGGGCTCGTCTCGGTCGCGACGATCACCCCGGTCACGACCGCCGATCCGGGCGTGGTCGACATCAGCGTGCGGATCGACCGCGCGCCGCCGCGCACCGTGTCCGGCCAGCTCGGCTACGGCACCGGGCAAGGCGCGCGCGTCGCGCTGTCGTGGGAGCATCGCAACCTGATCAAGCCCGAGGGCGCGGTGACCTTCTCGGGCGTGGGCGGCACGCAGGAACAGTCGCTGGGCGCGACGCTTCGCCGCGGCAATTTCTACGAGCGCGACCGCATCCTCACCGCGCAGGTGGTCGCCAGTCACACAAATTACGACGCCTATGACGCGCGCACCTTCACCGTCGGCGGCAGCATCGAGCGCCAGACCAATATCATCTGGCAGAAGGAATGGGCCTGGTCGGTCGGCACCGAATTCGTCGCGACCGACGAGCGCGAGACCGGCGCGCCCGATCGCCACACCTATCTCGTCGCGGCAGCGCCGAGCAGCCTCGGTTATGACGGCACCGACGATCTGCTGAATCCCAGCCGCGGCTTCAGGCTGGCGGGGCGGGTCTCCCCCGAGGTCTCGCTGGAGAACGGGACCACGCTGTACGTGAAGGCCCAGTTCGACGCGAGCGCCTACCAGCCGGTCGGCCACCATGTCGTGCTGGCCGGGCGGATCCGCTTCGGCGCGCTGGAGGGAGCCTCGCTCGAAAGCATCGCGCCGTCGCGGCGCTTCTATTCGGGCGGCGGCGGTTCGATCCGCGGCTTCTCCTACCAGGCGGTCGGGCCGCGCGATCAATATGACCAGCCGATCGGCGGCCGCTCGCTCACCGAGTTCGGCACCGAAGTCCGGGTCCGCTTCGGCAATTTCGGGCTGGTGCCATTCCTCGACGGCGGCAATCTCTACCGTACGCCGCTGCCATCCTTTTCCAGCTTCCGCTTCGGCACCGGGCTGGGGGTGCGTTATTATTCCAGCTTCGGCCCGATCCGCGTCGATGTCGGCACGCCGATCGCGCGTCGACCGGGTGAATCGTTGATCGGCGTCTACGTCTCGCTGGGCCAGGCCTTCTGA
- a CDS encoding S41 family peptidase, translating to MRRTITTMMVATAALATALHAQPTPPPPPEARPSLSEPALAPDGQTIAFVSGGDIWEVPAAGGVARLLVTGAATEGRPLYSPDGKRLAFSSTRGGSPNIYVMDLASGVVTRITYAEAGEELDAWSADGKWLYFASAAHEAGRVPDIFRVAAAGGTPMEVSRERYLAEFQGAPSPDGRTLALMARGISNGQWWRNGASHIDKTELWLKPIDGDAYRRLLPADAKHAWPMWSPDGSAITYMSDAGGTENLWRVAAAGGTPTQLTRFTGGRVLFPQMAANGQGIVFERDFAVWRFDPASGRAAAVPITLRGAPAGEERHHLTLASFQRMALSPDGQKVAVIAHGELFAASAKDGGPAQRITTTVGAEREAVWSPDSRRILTISERGLDHLLVQYEVRGGRATVLTRHGIASVPVYAPDGKSAAYVIDDRELHRVTFAQGAVPARDEILYTGPLGTDGREGPRPVFSPDGRWIAFPLIDHHSFTNVAVVPAAGGEVRPLSFLANGQMGMIAWSADGKYVLFDTAQRTEDSRIVRIDLLPHVPKYKEDAFRDLFKPTRPPGTPPAPTDATPAPAVPQPLPVAAPKKGKGKTGAKPAAAATPAVPAPPPVPPVTIVWEGLRDRATILPLGLSADTPVISADGKTLIFRANERGQANLYSYNLDELASEPPVAQQLTQSPRPKGDFALAGDGKTLVYLDGGRVIATPVDRPQPKPIAITADMDVDFAAEKRVVFDEAWGTLNRQFYDPKFHGQDWVALRQHFTPYIEGAQTPDELRRDINLMIGELDASHSGINRPARGPGAYASDRVGELGLRFDRAAAEAGRGLVVAEVVPLSPAAIEKVRPGDRLVGIDGRLLRPNDNLDAFLENMVDRRVVLALIGADGTKRLAVVRPVSAAAAAGLRYREWVDDRRALVERLSGGRLGYVHLQDMSAESLAQLYLDLDAQNQAKAGVVVDVRNNNGGFVNGFALDVFARKNFLTMTPRDLFPVPARQALGQRALGTPTILVTNESSLSDAEDFTEGYRALGLGKVVGQPTAGWIIYTGGEPLIDGSVVRVPHIRVQAANGEDMEGHPRPVDIAVERPLGETETGADAQLAAAVKALLGAL from the coding sequence GTGCGTAGGACGATCACGACGATGATGGTGGCGACGGCCGCGCTCGCGACCGCACTGCACGCCCAGCCGACGCCACCACCGCCGCCCGAGGCGCGGCCGAGCCTGTCCGAGCCCGCGCTCGCGCCCGACGGGCAGACGATCGCCTTCGTCAGCGGCGGCGACATCTGGGAGGTGCCGGCCGCAGGCGGCGTCGCCCGCCTGCTGGTGACGGGCGCCGCGACCGAGGGCCGGCCGCTTTATTCGCCCGACGGCAAGCGCCTCGCCTTCAGCTCGACGCGCGGCGGCAGCCCCAACATCTACGTCATGGATCTGGCGAGCGGCGTCGTGACGCGCATCACCTATGCCGAGGCGGGCGAGGAGCTCGATGCATGGTCCGCCGACGGCAAGTGGCTCTATTTCGCCTCGGCCGCGCATGAGGCGGGGCGCGTGCCCGACATCTTCCGCGTCGCCGCCGCGGGCGGCACGCCGATGGAAGTCAGCCGCGAACGCTACCTCGCCGAGTTCCAGGGTGCGCCCTCGCCCGACGGCCGCACGCTGGCGCTGATGGCGCGCGGCATCAGCAACGGCCAGTGGTGGCGCAACGGCGCCAGCCACATCGACAAGACCGAGCTGTGGCTGAAGCCGATCGACGGCGACGCCTATCGCCGCCTGCTGCCCGCCGACGCCAAGCATGCCTGGCCGATGTGGAGCCCCGACGGCAGCGCCATCACCTATATGAGCGATGCGGGCGGCACCGAGAATCTGTGGCGCGTGGCGGCGGCCGGAGGCACGCCCACCCAGCTCACCCGCTTCACCGGCGGCCGGGTGCTGTTCCCGCAGATGGCGGCGAACGGACAGGGCATCGTGTTCGAGCGCGATTTCGCCGTGTGGCGCTTCGATCCGGCGAGCGGGCGCGCAGCCGCGGTGCCGATCACCTTGCGCGGTGCGCCCGCCGGCGAGGAGCGCCACCACCTCACGCTCGCCAGCTTCCAGCGGATGGCGCTGTCGCCCGACGGGCAGAAGGTGGCGGTGATCGCGCATGGCGAATTGTTCGCCGCCTCGGCCAAGGATGGCGGCCCCGCCCAGCGCATCACCACCACCGTCGGCGCCGAGCGCGAGGCGGTGTGGTCGCCCGATTCGCGCCGCATCCTGACGATCAGCGAGCGCGGGCTCGACCATCTGCTGGTGCAATATGAGGTGCGGGGCGGGCGTGCCACCGTGCTGACGCGCCACGGCATCGCCTCCGTCCCGGTCTACGCCCCCGACGGCAAGTCGGCGGCCTATGTGATCGACGATCGCGAGCTGCACCGCGTCACCTTCGCGCAAGGGGCGGTGCCGGCGCGCGACGAGATCCTCTATACCGGCCCGCTCGGCACCGACGGGCGCGAGGGGCCGCGGCCGGTCTTCTCGCCCGACGGGCGCTGGATCGCCTTCCCGCTGATCGACCACCATTCGTTCACCAATGTCGCGGTGGTGCCCGCGGCGGGCGGCGAGGTGCGGCCGCTGAGCTTCCTCGCCAACGGGCAGATGGGGATGATCGCGTGGAGCGCGGACGGCAAATATGTGCTGTTCGACACCGCGCAGCGCACCGAGGACAGCCGCATCGTCCGCATCGATCTGCTCCCTCACGTGCCCAAGTACAAGGAGGACGCCTTCCGCGACCTCTTCAAGCCGACGCGGCCGCCCGGCACCCCGCCCGCGCCGACCGACGCCACCCCCGCCCCGGCGGTGCCGCAGCCGCTGCCGGTTGCCGCACCCAAAAAGGGCAAGGGCAAGACCGGCGCCAAGCCCGCCGCTGCCGCCACCCCGGCCGTCCCCGCCCCGCCGCCGGTGCCGCCGGTGACGATCGTGTGGGAGGGGCTGCGCGACCGGGCGACGATCCTGCCGCTCGGCCTCAGCGCCGACACGCCCGTCATCAGCGCCGACGGCAAGACCCTGATCTTCCGCGCCAACGAGCGCGGGCAGGCGAACCTCTACAGCTACAATCTCGACGAGTTGGCGAGCGAGCCCCCGGTCGCGCAGCAGCTGACGCAGAGCCCGCGCCCCAAGGGCGACTTCGCGCTCGCCGGCGACGGCAAGACGCTGGTCTATCTCGACGGCGGGCGGGTGATCGCCACCCCGGTCGACCGGCCGCAGCCCAAGCCCATCGCCATCACCGCCGACATGGACGTCGACTTCGCCGCCGAGAAACGCGTCGTGTTCGATGAGGCGTGGGGCACGCTCAACCGCCAATTCTACGATCCCAAGTTCCACGGGCAGGACTGGGTCGCGCTGCGCCAGCATTTCACGCCCTATATCGAGGGGGCGCAGACCCCCGACGAACTGCGCCGCGACATCAACCTGATGATCGGCGAGCTCGACGCGTCGCATTCGGGCATCAACCGCCCGGCGCGCGGCCCCGGCGCCTATGCCAGCGACCGCGTCGGCGAGCTCGGCCTGCGCTTCGACCGCGCCGCCGCCGAGGCGGGGCGCGGGCTGGTCGTCGCCGAGGTGGTGCCGCTCTCCCCCGCTGCGATCGAGAAGGTGCGGCCCGGCGACCGGCTGGTCGGCATCGACGGCAGGCTATTGCGCCCGAACGACAATCTCGACGCCTTCCTCGAGAATATGGTCGATCGCCGCGTCGTGCTGGCTTTGATCGGCGCCGATGGCACGAAGCGGCTGGCGGTGGTGCGCCCGGTCTCGGCCGCCGCCGCCGCGGGGCTGCGCTATCGCGAGTGGGTCGACGACCGGCGCGCGCTGGTCGAGCGGCTGTCGGGCGGGCGGCTCGGCTATGTCCATTTGCAGGACATGTCGGCCGAATCGCTCGCGCAGCTCTATCTCGATCTCGATGCGCAGAACCAGGCGAAGGCAGGCGTGGTGGTCGACGTGCGCAACAATAATGGCGGGTTCGTCAACGGCTTCGCGCTCGACGTGTTCGCGCGAAAGAATTTCCTGACGATGACCCCGCGCGACCTGTTCCCGGTGCCGGCGCGGCAGGCGCTGGGCCAGCGCGCGCTGGGCACGCCGACGATCCTCGTCACCAACGAATCGTCGCTGTCCGACGCCGAGGATTTCACCGAGGGCTATCGCGCGCTCGGCCTCGGCAAGGTCGTCGGCCAGCCGACCGCGGGCTGGATCATCTATACCGGCGGCGAGCCGCTGATCGACGGATCGGTGGTGCGCGTGCCGCACATCCGCGTCCAGGCCGCCAATGGCGAGGACATGGAGGGCCACCCCCGCCCGGTCGACATCGCGGTCGAGCGCCCGCTGGGCGAGACCGAGACGGGCGCCGACGCGCAGCTCGCCGCCGCGGTGAAGGCGTTGCTGGGGGCGCTGTAG